The following coding sequences are from one Dermacentor albipictus isolate Rhodes 1998 colony unplaced genomic scaffold, USDA_Dalb.pri_finalv2 scaffold_72, whole genome shotgun sequence window:
- the LOC135914818 gene encoding E3 ubiquitin-protein ligase MARCHF4-like — MPNDRYEALTEDTPAQSRAAAAPSGTGAHCPRLRELAVRIPRSHACRRRSFHEGDSEAPILDEEQKFHFSWSSSPSLSPESRGASREPPSDIEPSPSFTPTGCHVFLDSSPECEGKREKTVILPPTDVLLACSTRSNVTSDFESDSTWIGSPPQTPASSLHVTATSGPVCRICHEGDQMDSLASLCRCSGTMGLVHLTCLEQWLNARSTDHCEICHHRFPTAAQATRVHQFFHWALHGDSQRAVLGDLLCFALLTPVTTLSCFLCTHNASNQEHEGHIIEAAGLVTLADLLVTAYVAWSFLTVLFHYRAFAAWQARNPMRRTLAPPSARGADAGGQNGTTGGQSAVVRELVDVVAGNANETGRTASAPGQGGGRGLGDGLWNLRLRFCRNTSLPRCSSQPTRTAHIQASCFGRSLL, encoded by the coding sequence ATGCCTAACGACCGGTACGAGGCTCTTACCGAAGACACGCCGGCGCAATCACGAGCTGCCGCCGCTCCAAGTGGGACGGGTGCCCACTGTCCGCGACTGCGCGAACTTGCCGTCCGAATACCGCGCAGCCATGCGTGTCGAAGAAGGAGCTTCCACGAGGGCGACAGCGAGGCTCCAATACTCGACGAAGAGCAGAAGTTTCACTTTTCCTGGTCGTCATCTCCTTCGCTGTCTCCAGAGTCCCGCGGTGCCAGCCGGGAACCACCCTCTGACATCGAGCCTTCGCCATCTTTCACGCCCACGGGTTGCCATGTCTTTCTTGATTCTAGCCCCGAATGCGAAGGAAAGAGGGAGAAGACAGTTATCCTGCCACCTACGGACGTTCTTCTGGCATGTTCTACAAGGTCTAATGTAACTAGCGACTTCGAAAGCGACTCCACGTGGATTGGCAGTCCCCCACAGACACCTGCCAGCTCTCTCCACGTAACGGCGACTAGCGGACCGGTATGCCGCATTTGCCACGAGGGAGACCAAATGGACTCGCTTGCGTCGCTGTGCAGGTGCTCCGGCACCATGGGCCTCGTGCACCTCACCTGCCTAGAGCAATGGCTGAACGCGCGAAGCACAGATCATTGCGAAATTTGCCACCACCGCTTTCCTACCGCGGCCCAAGCTACTCGCGTGCACCAGTTCTTCCATTGGGCGCTGCACGGCGATTCGCAGCGGGCGGTGCTGGGAGACTTGCTTTGCTTCGCACTGCTGACACCGGTGACCACGCTGAGCTGTTTCTTATGCACCCACAACGCCTCGAATCAAGAGCACGAAGGCCACATCATTGAAGCCGCCGGCCTGGTCACTCTGGCCGACCTCTTGGTCACGGCCTACGTGGCCTGGTCGTTCCTTACGGTTCTCTTTCACTACCGAGCGTTCGCGGCATGGCAGGCAAGGAATCCGATGCGCAGGACCCTAGCTCCCCCTTCAGCCAGGGGAGCAGACGCAGGCGGACAAAACGGGACTACGGGCGGTCAATCCGCGGTCGTGCGAGAGCTGGTGGACGTCGTCGCTGGAAACGCCAATGAGACTGGACGCACGGCCTCGGCACCAGGTCAAGGCGGCGGCCGTGGGCTTGGCGATGGGCTTTGGAACCTTCGCCTCAGGTTCTGCCGGAACACCTCACTTCCGCGCTGCAGCAGCCAGCCTACGCGCACCGCCCATATACAGGCTTCATGTTTTGGTAGATCTTTGCTGTAG